Genomic window (Pseudanabaena sp. FACHB-2040):
GGGTGATATCGGTGCCGTCGTGGACAAAGACGATCCTCCGGCCGTCGATATCGCTTTGGGTGAAGCTGGTGATTGCGGTTCCTTGAGCAGAGCCTAGGGCGAATCGGCCACCCACCACATTGCTAACGGTATAGCTCAACGACAGTCGAGGGGTCTCGCCCGGCTCATCGGCTCCGTTTATGTTGGCCTGACTCAACAGAATGGTTTCGCCTTCTTTGATGCTGAAGGTATTGGCCGTAATCGTGGGGTTGTCATTAACCCGGTTGAAGACGACAGTGGGCTGGCTGGTGGCAGACTTCGGCGGCGCACCCGTTGAAGTACCAGCATCAGTCACGGTTACCGAGTAGGCAGGTTTAGTTTCGCTGCCGTCTTGTCGGAAGCTGACGCGACCGAGGATGATGTCTTCTAGCTTGAAGGTGGCGGTGGCCCCCTGAGCTACGTCATTGAGCAAGAATGTGCCGCCCTGGATGCCTGTGATGGTAAATTGCAGGTCAGTGGGCAGGGTTTCGAAATCGGTGGCGTTGAGGTCAGAGAGCGTGAGCTTGGCCGTATTGCCTTCTCCAATGGTCAGGCTGTTGGCCAGGAAGGTAGGAGCGTCGTTGATGTTGATGAAGGTCGGCGTGTCAGTGCGGGTCGAGGTCTTGTCGCCATCGCTGACGGTCACCGTGTAGCTGGGCACAGTCTCGCTGCCGTCATGCCGGAAGCTGATCTCTCCGGCGCTGATCTGGAGCTGGGTGAATTGGGTCACCTTGCTGCCGTCGCCCCGGATAAAGTCGCCGCCAACCACGTTGCTGACAGTGAAGACCAGCGAAGAGGCCAGTGAGTCGGGATCTACAGCACTGAGGTGATTTGAGCGAATTAGGGCGGTACCTCCCTCGACTACCGTAAACGGCGTGTTGGTCGGCCCGAAGGTGGGTGCGTCGTTGACTTTGGTAAATTCCACAGCAGCGGGCACAGTGACGCTGTCTGTTCCATCAGACACCTGAATGGAGAAGGTGGGCTTTGCTTCATCGCCATTATCGGTGAAGGTCACTAGGCCATTGAGGATGTCGGCGCGGGTAAAGGTATTTTTGACGACACCATCCACCTTGAAGACGTCGCCCGTAGCCAGTCCAGTGATGGTGAAAGTGATTTTGTTGTCTTCCAGGGTTTCGATGTCGATCGCATCAAGCACACTGGTCGTTACCAGCAGAGTTTCGCCCTCGGTGACTTTGAACTGGTTGGCCAGAATCTGGGGCGGGTCGTTGGCGTCTTGAACTGTGACGTTGTAGGTTAGGGTGTCGATACCGCCATCGCCATCGGAGACCTGGACAACGAAGGTATCGGTGCCAGAGAAGTTGGGGTTGGGCGTGTATTTGACCTGCTGCTGATTGCCCAGGCCAGTCGACACGATTTCAACGGTGCCGTTGGTAGGCTGTGTGCTTAGGCTCCACTGCAGGATGTCGAGTACCCCAGCATCGGTTGCGGTAATGAGTTGGGTGACGGACTTGTCTTCGGCGACGGTCAGAGACTCAATCGAGACAGGACCCGCAGGCGTGGTGATGACGGGAGCAAGGTTAGCAACCTGAATAGAGGTTGTGCTTACCAAAGTCGCCCCAGCGCTGTCGGTCACTGTCACCTTGACGTTGAAATTGCCTTCGTCTTTGTAAAGGTGATTGAGGCCAGCGGGCAGAGCAAAGCTGCCGCCACTGTTGTTAACGGCGCTGAGGGTCTGTTGGCTGCCATCGCCCCAGTCGATCGTGACAGTGTGTTTGTCGGTGATATCGACGTCCTGGAAAGCTCCGGCTAAGGTGAGGGTTTGGCCTTCATCTAGCTTGGTGGCGCTGGGAGTGAGGGTAAGGGCCTGAGGTGCATCGTTAACCGGATCAACACCAACAAAGACTTCAACGATATTGACACCGCCATCGCCGTCGTCAACGGCAATCTTGAAGCTGTCAACGCCATTGAAGTTGAGATTGGGCGTGTAGGTGACGACTTGGGTGCTGCCGCTGGGGTTAGGGGACAAGCTGACCGTGCCATTGGTTGCTTTGGAGGCAACCTGCCAGGCAAAGCTGGTATCTGCTGGGTCGCTAGCCGTTAAGGTCAGGGTACCGGCGGTGTCTTCTTTGGTGCTGAAGGAGGTGACGGGGCCCGGTGTGACAGTGGGCGCAACGTTGTTGACGGTGATGGGAGTTGAGGCACTTGCGATCGCACCCGTACTGTCCTGCACCACCACGTTGATACCTACCGGAGCGCCTGCAGTGTCATCGGTATAGGCGTGATTGACGTTAAAGGAGTAGTTGCCCTTGCCATCGGAAACTAGAGCCGAGTTGGGCAGCACCGTCTCTGGGCTGCCGTCGCCCCACAGAATCTTGACAGTGAAAGAGTCGCCCGCATCGGGGTCAAAGAAACTGCCAGTCAGGGTCAGGGCCTGCCCTTCGTTTAGAGTGGCAGCGCTCTTAACCAGAACCAGATTGCCTGGAGCATCAGGCTGAGCGGCTACATTGACATTGACGGTGATAATGTCAATGCCGCCATCATCATCCCGGACCTGCACCTCAAAGGTATCGGTGCCGCTGAAGTTGGCATTCGGCGTGTAGGTAACGATCTGGTTGTTGCCGTTGGGGCTGAGGGAAACTTTGGCCGTGCCGTTGGCCGCTCCCTTGGCAACGCTCCAGGTCAGCACATCCAAGTTGGAAGGATCGGTCGCATTCAGCAGGAAAGTGGTAGACGTATCCTCGTTGAGCGTCAGCGAGGTTGTTTCCCCTTGAGTAATGGTTGGGGCGACGTTGTTGACCGTCACTGCCGTTGTTGCTTTATCGGTGTTGCCAGTGCTGTCTACAACGGTGACGTTGATGGAGTAGGCTCCATTATCCCGGTAGGTATGATTGACCCCGGTGAAGGAGCGGTTGCCGTCGGCATCTGGTAGGCTGAGATTGTCGCTGTCGATAATCGTGGAGGTGCCGTCGCCCCAATTGATCGTGACGGTTTGCTGATCCCTCTGATCTGGATCATTGAATTGACCCGACAGACTGATTTTCGACCCTTCATTAATCGTCGTTAGGTTCGGCGTTAGGCTTTTGAAAACGGGCTTGTCTGGAGCGTCTGTTACGTTGACAAAAACCGTTCCAGCCGATGTGAAAGAGCCATCATTGGCTGCAACCTGCAGCGTGTAGAGCTGGGGATACTTCTCGTAGTCCAGATCACCCGCATCATTAATACTAAGCGCGCCGGTTGCAGCGTTAATGCTAAAAGCCGATTTGCCATCGCCGTCATTGTCGGGGTTGCCGCCAACAATTGACCACGTTAGCCCTGTTTCGTTGGCCTTGACGGTGCCAAAGGGTGCATCAGTTGGTAACGCCGACTCACTCACGGTAAAAATTTGGCCCGGATCAATTGCAGCCGGTGTATTCAACGTGATTTTGAGCGCGCCTTGGCTGCTGCCTACCCCGTCTACCGCAAAGTAGTAGGTGGTGCCAGCACTGGCCGTAAAGGTGACGCTGCTTTGAAGAGTGCCGTTGGCATCGTCGTTTTTGGCTACTTGGGTCAGGCTGTTGGGTGCTGAACCGGTGTAGGCAGCCAACACCGTGTTAATGCTGCTGCCAAAGGTGTCAACCGTGACTGGCCCTGATACGGGAGCTGTCCATTTCCACCAGGCAGAGTCGTTTAAATCTTGCTGAAACGTTGGCGCTAACCCACTTACGGTAGGGTCATGAATCGGTTCACCCATTTGCTGAGTGGCATCAACGTTGGTTCCCGTCGCTGTTGCGTTGGTTCCAGTCAGTTCTTGAGCGTTGCTGAAGTTGTCGTTGGCAGGAGCAGCTAAGACCGCATAGTAAGCGGCAGCCGCTGTCTCCGAAAGCAGGGGTTTAGCGGCACAGTTTCCCAGGTGAGTGTCGAGGTGCCAGTCACCGCCGAGCCTGGTATGGCCCACTAGACGCTCGGAGGCAGCAATACAGGCTCCTGTCAGTGTGTGCAGCGCCTGCAAAAATTGGGCTCCGGCATCTCCTGCGGCTACATTACAGCCATACAGAAATAAGACTGATTCACTGCTAAGGGTAGTAAACCAGTCTTTTAATTGAGGCTCGTAGTGGTCGAGGGAGTGGAGACTTAACTGGCTCTTACCCAGGTTTAAACATCCGGGCAAGCCGTGAGCAACAATGTGAATTTCAGTGGTTCCAGGATGCTGCCGCAAAGCATGGGTGATCTGCTCAACTCCATCTTCGTCTGACCTTAAAATCAGCACCTCTCCAGGCAGTGAAATACTCTCTACCAACTGCAAGTGTGCATCAACGTTTGCATCAATAAAGATAAGAGAGTTCGTGTGATTTTCCATGATTCGCATCCCAGATCGCTTTATCAAAATGTGTACTCCATCAATTCCCCAACCAATTAATTTAGAGGGAAATCATCGATCATCCCTGTCTAGAAATCCAGCATGAACTGTGGCAGAGAACATGCTGTCCTCTACCGCTTCAAACTAGAAAGCTTTTAGTCTTTACCGCCAGAGGTTAAATACACCCCTGAAACCTTATGTTTGGAACGTAGACTATCTATACCCAATGAGGCGTGAAATTTTAGCAGTAGACTGTGCTCAAATAGCTGTTCGAGTAAACCGAGAGAGATGCACTAACAAATGGCTCAGAGATGAGATAGTCTTAAGAACCTCTACCCTCTAAAGATCGGTAGATTTACTGATCCTCCTTTTTCAGCTTTCATAAACCGCTAGCTGACTTGCTATGCGGAATTATGAACCTAGATGATAGTTCCCGGCTAACAGGTGAAAGAATCATCAAAGCCTTGTGAAGCGTTTCTTTTTTTACAGATGTTTACTCGTTCGGCTCGTTGAATATCGCTTTTTTCTAGAGTTGTTAGACGCCTCGATTTATTTTTGTGAATCTGAGGCCTTCTGATACCCGTTCTTTAGCGGCAGGTTTCGGCTTGGTTCAAAAATCGCGGTGATAGCGTTTGGGGCAGTTGAGCTGCAACCGTCTGATGAGCCAATGTTCTGCGGCTGAGTCTGTTCTCTGCTCATCGAACTCGGGTTAAACTACCGACAACGTGAAGCAGGACGTGGGTAGCCATGGAGTCAAGCTTTTTAACGGCCGTGTTTTTACCGCTGGCACTATTTGTGATCATGCTAGGTATGGGGTTGGGGTTGAAGCCAGCCGACTTTACCCGAGTTTGGCGCTATCCAAAAGCGGTGATGATTGGACTGTTTGCCCAAGTGGTGATGCTGCCAATAGTGGGCTTTATACTGGTCTCAAGCTTTCCGCTTCCCCCAGAGTTAGCGGTTGGGGTGATGGTTTTAGCTGCTTGCCCTGGCGGCCCTACCTCTAATATGGTGACCTATCTGGCTGGGGGAAATGTGGCGCTGTCGATTACGTTAACGGCCATCAGCAGCTTGATTACAGTGCTGACTATTCCATTGGTGGTTAACCTAGCGATGGGCGCTTTTTTGGGAGAAGGCACCTCCCTGCAGCTGCCCTTTCTCTCCACGGTGCTGCAAATCGCCGTGATTACTGTTATTCCAGTTACGCTGGGCATGGTGCTGCACCGCTACTTACCGCAGTTTGCGACCAAAGCTGAACGCGGCGTCAAATGGCTGTCACTGTTTTTGCTGGGGCTGATTATCGTTGGCCTGTTGCTGCAGCAGCGAGCCAATGTGATGGCCTTTTTTGCCCAAGTGGGGCTGGTGACGCTGGCTTTGAACGTAGTGGCGATGGCGTTGGGCTACCTGATTGCGACGCTGGCCAGGCTGGATCGGCCCAGTTCTACAGCGATTACCCTGGAGGTGGGAATTCAGAACGGGACACTTGCGATCGCAATTGCCAGCGCCCCATCGCTGCTCAATCAACCCACTTTGGCAATTCCTGCTGCTATCTATAGCCTACTGATGTTTGTCACGGGAGGTCTCTTTGCAGGCTGGGCTGCTAGGCAGAGATGATCTTTTGCCCGTTAGAATCGGCTTGAGCTGCTATGCCACTATTTAATAGTGGGGATTATTGCTTTGCGGCACCTTTTGAGCGCATTGCAGCACTGATTACCTTCTTTTGATAAGGGTCGGCATCTTTGCGCCAAACGATACGGTGGCCTTGCAGATCGGCGCAATGATCCTCTAAGCACCGCAGCCAGCCACGTCGATCCATAATTTTCGTCACGTCATCTAGCAGGCCCCATTTCCGCTCTTGCTCACTGAGCTTGGCAAACTTGGCATACCCCGGGTAGTCTGGCGTGATGAGCTGTTCTTTTTGATGCAGCAGGGGCGGATTATCCTCCGGGTCGTGGTCTTGATAGCGGACGTGTAAATCCCGCAGGCCAATAGACATGCTGGTGTGCAGAGCCGGATGGGGGTCTGTATCAAAGTCTGGATAGAACAGGTAGGTAATTCTCGGCTTGTGGATATGGAACTTTACAACCGTTGCTCCATCGGGTCGCCCCAAGGTGCGAGAGGCACAGCCTTCGTAGAGGCGTAGGAGTGGGTCAAGCTGCTCTAGGGCTGATACGTGAACCCAGAGTGAGTTGGGGCGCTGCTGACCAATGGGGCTATTGCGGCAGTGCTCTGCGATCACCTCGGTTCGGCCCAGGCTCATCAGCATTAGGTCTGCTGCGGTACAGGCTTGCTGATAGCTGCCAAAAAGCGCCTTGATGTCTGCCTGGATGGTGGGCGATAGGTCTTTGAATTTGGGGCGTTTGCCGAAGTGGCTGAGGGCGAGATAGACCAAGAGATCGTTGCGACGCTTGTCTGCGATCGCATCCCACTCGCCTGTATCGGTCGCCTGCAGAATAATCTTGAAGGCCTGCTTGAGGCTGCCAAACTGCGCCTGTAATGGCTCACAGCCATAGGTGTCGACTTCTTCAACGGCAGGCAGTCGCCCCCGCTCGGTATAGAAATCCATCAAGGGCTGAAGCAGGTTCCGGTATTCCTCAAATCGGCTGACCTTTAAGCGGATTTGGGGAGCCTTGGCCCGTGAGCGGTAGCGAGAGGCGCGAAACGTCTCTGCCTGGGCCTCATCTCGAAATACAAAGTAGATGCCCAGCGCAACCGGCACCGCATCTACCCCCAACACCTGATCGATGTAGGTCTTTAACTCTTCCTGTTCGTAGTATTTCTGGAAGGTGTTGCGGCTGGTAATAATGCCGTCGCCGTAGGCAATCACGCCACGGGTGCGGTCATCAATCAAGACTTGGGCGGCGACGATCAGCACCTTTTGAGCCAGCTTCCAGGCGTTAATGAGGGCTTCTCGCCGTTCGGCAGTGTCTTCAATGACGTTGATCACGTAGCCCAGGTTCACTACACCTGCTGCGGTGCGGGGATTGTCGGGGCGGAAGTAGGGATCCCATCCGGCGCTGGTGTGCCCCAGACGGCTGATGTACTCAATATCGGCCCCATGACCGCAGCCATAGTCAAAGTAGGTGGTGTTGGGTTCAAACAAGCCCGCTTCAACCGCTAGGCGAACGGGTTTGGAGGCGGTGACGCGGGCGATCGCAGCTTTGTGCCGCTGAATCTTGGGCTTAGCTTGAGTCGGTGTGATGGCTCCTGGTTGAAGGGGGCAGGCGAGGGCATGGTCGTGGATGATCAGGTTGCGATCGCACACCCGCTTCTCCCAAGCCTGCCGAAACCCAATACCGCGAGACTCCTCCAGCAGCCCCAGCACTTCCTCCTGCTTGGTCAACCAGGCAAAGGTCGAGTAGAGCGGGTAGTCAGGGGTAACAAAGGCTTCCTTGCGGTGAAGCACCGGGGGATTGTCGGTCGTACTGTAATCTCGTGATCCAATGGTCAGCGTCTTTAGATTGACCTGAATGCTGCTTTGCAAAGCAGGATGAGCCTCAGTATCAAAATCTGGGTAGAAAAGGTAGACAATTTGAGGCTTATTGAAGCTGAACTTAACGAGGGTCGCTTCATTAAGTTGAGGAGAGGCCGCTCTGGCCTGCTGCTCTAAAGTCTGGAGTTCTGAGGCGAGAGCATTTAGAGCAGAAAGATGAACATAGAGCGCCTCCGGCAGTCGCTTTCCCACAGGGCTGCGCTGGCATAGCTCCACATAGGACTCTAACTGAACGGGTACGCTCACCATGTTTCTGGAAAAGCTCTGCTCTAAAGGATCTCTAAGCTGCTCCCTATCCTATCGAACCATTGGGAATGTTTCTTGAAGCAGACAGATG
Coding sequences:
- a CDS encoding bile acid:sodium symporter family protein codes for the protein MESSFLTAVFLPLALFVIMLGMGLGLKPADFTRVWRYPKAVMIGLFAQVVMLPIVGFILVSSFPLPPELAVGVMVLAACPGGPTSNMVTYLAGGNVALSITLTAISSLITVLTIPLVVNLAMGAFLGEGTSLQLPFLSTVLQIAVITVIPVTLGMVLHRYLPQFATKAERGVKWLSLFLLGLIIVGLLLQQRANVMAFFAQVGLVTLALNVVAMALGYLIATLARLDRPSSTAITLEVGIQNGTLAIAIASAPSLLNQPTLAIPAAIYSLLMFVTGGLFAGWAARQR
- a CDS encoding DNA phosphorothioation-associated putative methyltransferase → MVSVPVQLESYVELCQRSPVGKRLPEALYVHLSALNALASELQTLEQQARAASPQLNEATLVKFSFNKPQIVYLFYPDFDTEAHPALQSSIQVNLKTLTIGSRDYSTTDNPPVLHRKEAFVTPDYPLYSTFAWLTKQEEVLGLLEESRGIGFRQAWEKRVCDRNLIIHDHALACPLQPGAITPTQAKPKIQRHKAAIARVTASKPVRLAVEAGLFEPNTTYFDYGCGHGADIEYISRLGHTSAGWDPYFRPDNPRTAAGVVNLGYVINVIEDTAERREALINAWKLAQKVLIVAAQVLIDDRTRGVIAYGDGIITSRNTFQKYYEQEELKTYIDQVLGVDAVPVALGIYFVFRDEAQAETFRASRYRSRAKAPQIRLKVSRFEEYRNLLQPLMDFYTERGRLPAVEEVDTYGCEPLQAQFGSLKQAFKIILQATDTGEWDAIADKRRNDLLVYLALSHFGKRPKFKDLSPTIQADIKALFGSYQQACTAADLMLMSLGRTEVIAEHCRNSPIGQQRPNSLWVHVSALEQLDPLLRLYEGCASRTLGRPDGATVVKFHIHKPRITYLFYPDFDTDPHPALHTSMSIGLRDLHVRYQDHDPEDNPPLLHQKEQLITPDYPGYAKFAKLSEQERKWGLLDDVTKIMDRRGWLRCLEDHCADLQGHRIVWRKDADPYQKKVISAAMRSKGAAKQ